The genomic segment CGCCGGCGAGCTGCAGTTGCGCGCCGATGGCGCCGGCGTCCCACCGCATCGCCCGCGCTTCCCGTTCGCCCGCCGCCTCGCCGACGAGCTCGAACAGCGTCTTGCCGAACCGGTCCTGCTGCGCCACGCCGGACCCGGGCAACGCAGCGGCCTGTGGGTCGGCTTCACCGCCGCCGGCGAGCGCTGGTGGCTGCTCCTGCCGCCGCCGCGCCTCGAACCGCAGGCGCTGCCGACCGAACTCTGGCCGTTCCTGGCGGCGACCCTCGCCGCCGTCCTGCTGATCGCCGGACTCTTCGTGCGCAGCATCGTCGGCCCACTGGCGCGGCTTGGCGAGGCGGTCACCGCCACCGGCGACGGCAGCGCGCGCAGCGTGACGCCACAGGGACCGCGCGAAGTGCGGCAGCTCGCCGAACGGCACAACGCCATGCTCGGCCAGCTTGCCGCCGCCGCCGCCGAACGGCGCGAGATGATCGCCGGCCTGACGCACGACCTGCGCGCGCCGCTCACCCGCCTGCGCCTGCGCCTCGAACTGCTCGCCAGCGACGGCGAGCGCGCCGGACTCGAGCGCGACGTCGACGACATGGAGCGCATCGTCGGCCAGTGCCTCGCCTTCCTGCGCAGCGAGGGCGGCGAGGAAGTGACCAGCGCCGTCGGCCTGGCGGCGCTGCTGCGCGAGGAGACCGGCCGCCAGCGCGAACTCGGGCGGCCGCTGGCGCTGGCGATCGACGAGTCCGCCGAGCGCTGTCGGGTCGCGGTCAGCAGCGGCAACCTGCGGCGCATCTTCGACAACCTCATCGACAACGCGCTGCAACACGGCGCGCCGCCGGTCGAGGTGGGACTCAGCGTCGCCGCCGATGGCGCCGCGCTCCTCAGCGTCCGCGACCACGGACCGGGAATCGCCGACGCCGACCGGCAGCGCGCCCTCGAAGCCTTCGCGCAGCTCGAACCGGCGCGCGCCACCAACGGCAGTTGCGGCCTCGGACTGGCGATCGTCCGCCGCATCGCCGCCGGCTGTGGCGGCGAGCTGCGGCTTGCAGATGCGCCCGGCGGCGGGCTGCTGGTCGTCGTCAGGCTGCCGGCGAGCTAGCGCGCTTTGCTGCAGCGACCCTCGCGCCGATCGGCGAGCTGCGCTATGCTCGCCGCCAACCGGCAGCGAGCTTGCCGCCGAGCCGGAACTTCCCACCCGCGAGCGGGCCCAAGAGCCTGCTTTTGACAGGAGATGCGCAGCATGAACGAGCAGGAACAGAAGGCCATCCTCATCCTCAGCCTGATGGCCGCCTTCGCCGACGGCAACAAGAACGAATCCGAGCGCGCCGAGCTGAAACGGATTGCCGATGCGCTCAGCGGCGAAGGATCGATCAACCTCGCGGCGCTCTACCAGGACGTACTGCTCAAACGCGTCTCGCTGCCGGCGGCGGTCGCCATGTTGAGCAGCCGCGAAGCGCGCCAGCTCGCCTTCGAGATGGCGGTCTGCGTCTGTGATGCCGACGGCGTCCAGTCACCGCCCGAAAAGCAGTTCCTCGCCGACCTGCAGGCGGCACTGGCGCTCGACGCGCAGCAGTC from the Accumulibacter sp. genome contains:
- a CDS encoding HAMP domain-containing sensor histidine kinase translates to MKLRLFPASLAGRTVLLVIAVIAVAELATFSLIAHFRRGAHVNQTVHLLAGQVRLLQIVLPGLDAGARAALGAADAGELQLRADGAGVPPHRPRFPFARRLADELEQRLAEPVLLRHAGPGQRSGLWVGFTAAGERWWLLLPPPRLEPQALPTELWPFLAATLAAVLLIAGLFVRSIVGPLARLGEAVTATGDGSARSVTPQGPREVRQLAERHNAMLGQLAAAAAERREMIAGLTHDLRAPLTRLRLRLELLASDGERAGLERDVDDMERIVGQCLAFLRSEGGEEVTSAVGLAALLREETGRQRELGRPLALAIDESAERCRVAVSSGNLRRIFDNLIDNALQHGAPPVEVGLSVAADGAALLSVRDHGPGIADADRQRALEAFAQLEPARATNGSCGLGLAIVRRIAAGCGGELRLADAPGGGLLVVVRLPAS